The genomic region TCAATAAATAATTCTAAATCTTTTTGTCTTGTTTCCTTTAACATAAATTCTCTTAAAGGTTTGCTAGCATTTTCAATAGCTTCTTCTTGACTTATTGTATTTTCCATAAAAGGTTTAAAAGAATTCTCGTTAATTTCATTATATACTGGTCTCATAATAAAGATAGTCAAAAATATTGCCAAACCAGTAAGAATTTGATTTGGAATTGATTGAGCAGCCCCTAATGCATTTTTCAAAAAAGAAAAAACTACTACTATTCTTGTAAATGATGTCATCATAATAATAATAGATGGCAATAAAGTTAATATAGTTAATACAATTAATAATTTAATATTATCCACATAATTTTGAGGAGATGCTGCTTCATCACCAATCGAAATATTAAGATCAGGTATATTTATGGGTTCAGCCATTACTGTTTTCTCAAAGATAAATGTTAAGGATATTATAAATATGACCATAAATATAATTCTTCTTCTTTTACTCATATTAATCTTCCTTTTAGCTA from Clostridium isatidis harbors:
- the fliP gene encoding flagellar type III secretion system pore protein FliP (The bacterial flagellar biogenesis protein FliP forms a type III secretion system (T3SS)-type pore required for flagellar assembly.), with translation MSKRRRIIFMVIFIISLTFIFEKTVMAEPINIPDLNISIGDEAASPQNYVDNIKLLIVLTILTLLPSIIIMMTSFTRIVVVFSFLKNALGAAQSIPNQILTGLAIFLTIFIMRPVYNEINENSFKPFMENTISQEEAIENASKPLREFMLKETRQKDLELFIETSDLNSEEITRENIPLTLVVPAFAISELKTAFQIGFLIYLPFLIIDMVVSSILMSMGMFMIPPVMVALPFKLLLFVMVDGWNLLVKSLISSFGG